From the genome of Glaciihabitans sp. INWT7, one region includes:
- a CDS encoding SDR family oxidoreductase: MKTGEALSANPDVGMAGPVRIALTPRTGNYTASKAALEGFARSFAREYASRGIRINVVAPGPTDTDMIAALNDEQKQAMAAGVPLGRLGRVEEIASVVYWVSQSTFMTGTTVPVAGGLELGY, from the coding sequence GTGAAAACTGGAGAAGCGTTATCCGCCAATCCAGATGTCGGGATGGCAGGACCAGTGCGGATCGCATTGACGCCTAGGACGGGCAACTACACAGCGTCGAAAGCAGCGCTCGAAGGCTTCGCCAGGTCGTTTGCGCGCGAGTACGCCAGTCGCGGCATTCGCATCAACGTCGTCGCGCCCGGCCCAACCGACACTGACATGATCGCCGCTTTGAACGACGAGCAGAAGCAGGCCATGGCCGCCGGCGTACCCCTCGGCCGGCTCGGCCGAGTCGAAGAGATCGCCAGCGTTGTCTACTGGGTGTCTCAGTCCACGTTCATGACCGGCACCACAGTCCCCGTCGCCGGCGGCCTGGAACTCGGCTACTGA
- a CDS encoding DUF4357 domain-containing protein: MGSAESTQRAYAGYRAQHERLVADGSISVENGTGRVTRDIPFRSPSTAGAIALGRSCNGRIEWTWPGGTYGAWEERDIDV, encoded by the coding sequence GTGGGCAGCGCCGAAAGCACTCAGCGTGCCTACGCTGGTTACCGAGCGCAACACGAGCGGTTAGTCGCAGACGGGTCGATCTCGGTCGAGAACGGAACAGGTCGAGTAACGCGGGACATACCATTTCGTTCCCCTTCAACCGCGGGGGCAATAGCGCTTGGACGATCTTGCAATGGCCGTATCGAGTGGACCTGGCCCGGCGGCACGTATGGAGCCTGGGAAGAGCGCGATATCGATGTCTGA
- a CDS encoding type I restriction endonuclease subunit R, giving the protein MSESAATRFEPIAISAESTVVAEFVPDSSGSAAYQSEAELEREFIRLLQGQAFEYVTIHSGGELLANLRVQLEALNAVTFTDGEWQRLLAEYVVGANDGAVQKTVRVQEDHVYGFRRDDGSTKNIALIDKKSIHNNRLQVINQYEVAAGGVGGVESGGANANRYDVTILVNGLPLVHVELKRRGVDIREAFNQIDRYQRDSFWAGSGLFDYVQLFVISNGTLTKYYSNTTRRQHIEDAAGRARTRKSSNSFEFTSWWADAANTPIRDLVGFTKTFFAKHALLAILTRYCVLTGDRQLMVMRPYQIVATERILQRIEVATNYKKLGTTAAGGYVWHTTGSGKTLTSFKAAQLASKLPSVDKVLFVVDRKDLDWQTQKEYDRFEKGSANASTSTAQLAKHLADPERRIVITTIQKLARLVQSDKSHTIYDGHVVLIFDECHRSQFGDMHASITKAFKRYNLFGFTGTPIFAENAGSGGNPQLKTTEQAFGEKLHTYTIVNAITDKNVLPFRIDYVNTIKLPEGLTDKQVSAIDTERALLDSTRIGMVVEYILEHFDQKTRRSEHYALGERRVRGFNSLFATASIEAAKRYYSAFRSMQSTIPDAQRLKVGIIYSFAANEAVVDGFLDEEGFDTGDLDLPSRQFLDEAITDYNTMFGTRWGTSSDGFAGYYTDLSMRLKNREIDVVIVVNMFLTGFDATTLNTLWVDKNLRSHGLIQAYSRTNRILNAVKTYGNIVSFRDLEQQTNDAIALFGNKNAQGVVVLKPYGEYYTEYAGKVTELLDRFVPGQQIIGEQDQKDFIALLGAILRLQNILTSFDDFEGNEILTERQMQDYRSEYLDLYASLRRPTDEKETINDDIVFEIELIKQVEITVDYILLLVQKYRDERGDGDDKEVRAEITRAIDASPSLRNKKDLIEAFVDRVSVAGAVDQEWAAFVTARRDAELTYLIADEGLNADATREFIDRAFRDGVIQTTGVAITKVLPPVSRFSPGGGHGEKKQRVLDRFAEFFERYFGLG; this is encoded by the coding sequence ATGTCTGAATCCGCCGCAACTCGGTTCGAGCCGATCGCGATCAGCGCTGAGAGCACGGTCGTCGCTGAGTTCGTGCCCGACTCTTCCGGCTCGGCCGCGTATCAGTCGGAGGCGGAACTTGAGCGGGAGTTCATCCGGTTGCTGCAGGGCCAGGCATTCGAGTACGTGACGATCCACTCAGGGGGTGAGCTGCTGGCGAATTTGCGTGTGCAACTTGAGGCGCTCAACGCTGTCACGTTCACCGACGGCGAGTGGCAGCGGCTGCTCGCCGAATACGTGGTGGGTGCCAACGATGGCGCGGTGCAGAAGACAGTGCGCGTGCAAGAAGACCACGTTTATGGCTTCAGGCGTGATGATGGCAGCACTAAGAACATTGCGCTGATCGATAAGAAGAGCATCCACAACAATCGCCTGCAGGTGATCAACCAATACGAGGTCGCGGCCGGTGGTGTTGGCGGGGTGGAGTCTGGGGGTGCGAACGCGAACCGCTACGACGTGACGATTCTGGTCAACGGGTTGCCGCTCGTGCATGTGGAGTTGAAGCGGCGCGGGGTCGATATTCGCGAGGCGTTCAATCAGATCGACCGCTACCAGCGCGACAGTTTCTGGGCAGGCTCCGGCTTGTTCGACTACGTGCAGTTGTTTGTCATCAGCAATGGCACGCTGACGAAGTACTACTCGAACACCACCCGGCGCCAACATATTGAGGATGCTGCGGGGCGGGCACGCACGCGCAAGTCGAGCAACTCGTTCGAGTTCACCTCATGGTGGGCGGATGCCGCGAACACTCCGATCCGTGACTTGGTGGGGTTCACGAAGACGTTCTTCGCCAAGCACGCGTTACTCGCCATCTTGACCCGGTATTGCGTGCTCACCGGTGACCGCCAGTTGATGGTGATGCGCCCGTACCAAATCGTGGCGACCGAGCGCATTCTGCAGCGCATCGAGGTGGCCACCAACTACAAGAAGCTCGGCACGACCGCGGCAGGCGGGTACGTGTGGCACACGACCGGGTCGGGCAAGACCCTCACCTCCTTCAAGGCCGCACAGCTCGCCTCGAAGTTGCCGAGTGTCGACAAGGTGCTGTTCGTTGTGGACCGGAAAGACTTGGACTGGCAGACGCAGAAAGAGTACGACCGCTTCGAGAAAGGGTCAGCGAACGCATCGACCTCGACCGCGCAACTGGCCAAGCACCTGGCAGACCCAGAGCGGCGCATTGTCATCACGACAATTCAGAAGCTCGCCCGACTCGTACAGTCAGACAAAAGCCACACAATCTACGACGGCCATGTGGTGCTCATCTTTGACGAGTGCCACCGTTCCCAATTTGGCGACATGCACGCCTCGATCACGAAGGCGTTCAAGCGTTACAACCTGTTCGGATTTACCGGCACCCCGATCTTTGCCGAGAATGCCGGATCGGGTGGCAACCCGCAGCTGAAGACCACCGAGCAGGCGTTTGGCGAGAAGCTGCACACGTACACAATCGTTAACGCGATCACCGATAAGAACGTGTTGCCGTTTCGCATCGACTACGTCAACACAATCAAACTGCCCGAAGGGCTGACCGACAAGCAGGTGTCGGCGATCGATACCGAGCGGGCGCTGCTCGATTCGACCCGCATCGGCATGGTTGTTGAATACATTTTGGAACACTTCGACCAGAAGACCCGGCGCAGCGAACACTACGCACTGGGGGAACGCCGGGTGCGCGGCTTCAACTCCCTGTTCGCCACAGCTTCGATCGAGGCGGCGAAGCGGTACTACTCGGCGTTCCGGTCGATGCAGTCGACGATTCCGGATGCTCAACGCCTCAAAGTTGGCATCATCTACTCGTTCGCCGCCAATGAGGCTGTAGTCGACGGGTTTCTCGACGAAGAGGGTTTCGACACCGGCGACCTTGACCTGCCGTCGCGGCAGTTCTTGGACGAGGCGATCACCGACTACAACACCATGTTCGGCACGCGGTGGGGCACGAGCTCTGACGGCTTCGCCGGCTACTACACCGATCTCTCGATGAGGCTCAAGAACCGCGAGATCGACGTCGTCATTGTCGTGAACATGTTCCTGACCGGGTTCGACGCCACGACGCTCAACACTCTGTGGGTTGATAAGAACCTGCGCTCTCACGGGCTGATCCAGGCCTACTCACGCACCAACCGCATCCTGAATGCGGTGAAGACGTACGGCAACATTGTCAGCTTTCGCGACCTCGAGCAGCAGACGAATGATGCGATCGCCCTGTTTGGTAACAAAAACGCGCAGGGCGTCGTGGTGCTCAAGCCGTACGGCGAGTACTACACGGAGTACGCGGGCAAGGTCACGGAGTTGCTCGACCGGTTTGTTCCGGGCCAGCAGATCATCGGAGAGCAGGACCAGAAAGACTTCATTGCCCTGCTCGGTGCGATTCTGCGTCTGCAGAACATTTTGACCTCCTTCGACGACTTTGAGGGCAACGAGATTCTTACCGAGCGGCAAATGCAGGACTACCGCTCGGAATACCTCGACCTCTACGCCTCTCTGCGTCGGCCGACCGACGAGAAGGAGACGATCAATGACGACATTGTCTTCGAAATTGAGCTCATCAAGCAGGTCGAGATCACGGTCGACTACATCCTGCTGCTCGTGCAGAAATACCGCGACGAGCGCGGCGACGGTGATGACAAAGAGGTGCGTGCCGAGATCACCCGCGCTATCGACGCGTCACCCAGCTTGCGCAACAAGAAAGACCTCATCGAGGCTTTCGTCGATCGTGTTTCCGTGGCAGGTGCGGTCGACCAAGAGTGGGCCGCCTTCGTCACGGCCCGACGGGATGCTGAGCTTACGTACCTGATTGCCGATGAGGGTCTCAATGCCGACGCCACCCGCGAGTTCATCGACCGAGCTTTTCGCGATGGTGTCATTCAGACCACCGGGGTGGCGATCACCAAGGTACTGCCGCCCGTGTCGCGGTTCTCGCCGGGCGGTGGCCACGGCGAGAAGAAGCAGCGAGTACTTGACCGGTTTGCCGAATTCTTCGAGCGGTACTTCGGGCTCGGGTGA
- a CDS encoding recombinase family protein, with protein MTVLGYARVSTADQNTELQIRELEAAGCVRIYRDQGVSGTKTSRPELDKMLDRLGRGDEVVVWKLDRLGRNTRHLLELLDGFTERGIKFRSLRDGIATDPDSELGGAMAKAMVTIMSAFAQLERDQLSERTRAGMAIAASHGRKAGRREVTADHGEVKRAHELKAQGLKPADIGKIIGTSRATVYRYLNLNAG; from the coding sequence GTGACGGTTCTTGGATATGCGCGAGTGAGCACTGCGGATCAGAACACCGAGCTCCAAATCCGGGAACTGGAAGCCGCGGGGTGTGTACGCATTTACCGCGATCAGGGAGTCAGCGGAACCAAAACCAGCCGACCCGAGCTGGACAAAATGCTCGACCGCCTCGGCCGAGGCGATGAAGTGGTGGTGTGGAAACTCGACCGCCTCGGACGCAACACCCGCCACCTACTTGAGCTACTGGACGGGTTCACCGAACGCGGCATCAAGTTCCGGTCTTTGCGCGACGGCATCGCCACCGATCCCGACAGCGAATTAGGCGGTGCCATGGCGAAGGCCATGGTCACCATCATGTCCGCGTTCGCCCAACTGGAACGCGACCAGCTCTCCGAACGAACCCGGGCCGGGATGGCCATCGCCGCCTCGCACGGGCGGAAGGCAGGACGACGCGAAGTCACAGCCGACCATGGCGAAGTTAAGCGTGCCCACGAACTGAAAGCCCAGGGCCTCAAGCCCGCTGACATCGGAAAGATCATCGGAACCAGCCGCGCCACCGTCTACCGATACCTAAACCTGAACGCCGGGTGA
- a CDS encoding NmrA family NAD(P)-binding protein, which translates to MTNAIFVTGATGTVGRGVVNALITKGEKVIAGVRDAKDAELLPDGVEGRPFHFGASTGELEDVLEGTDRLFLMRPPQIADVQTQLFPLIDAARNRRTRQTVFLSMQGVQLNKLTPHHAVEEYMRQIDAPYTFLRPNFFMQNLSTTYAAEIRERGVIYVPAGRSFTAFIDARDIGRVAATTFTEPGHTRKAYTLSGEQSLSYRHIARTMTEALGRPITYARPSEKDYLAHLAAEGQPQDYIDVQKMIYRIVRFNLSALPNRTVRQLTGVPATTFAEFVHNNQSAWTPQS; encoded by the coding sequence ATGACCAACGCCATATTCGTTACCGGCGCGACCGGCACCGTGGGCCGAGGCGTCGTCAATGCACTAATCACGAAGGGCGAAAAAGTGATCGCGGGCGTACGCGACGCCAAAGACGCCGAACTCCTCCCCGACGGGGTCGAAGGCCGCCCATTCCACTTCGGCGCGTCCACCGGTGAGCTGGAGGACGTGCTTGAGGGCACCGATCGGTTGTTCCTCATGCGACCCCCGCAGATCGCGGACGTTCAAACGCAACTCTTCCCCCTCATCGACGCCGCCCGCAATCGCCGCACCCGTCAGACCGTGTTCCTCTCCATGCAAGGAGTGCAACTAAACAAATTGACCCCGCACCACGCGGTGGAGGAGTATATGCGCCAGATCGACGCCCCCTACACGTTCCTCCGCCCCAACTTCTTCATGCAAAACCTGTCGACCACCTACGCTGCCGAGATTCGCGAACGCGGAGTGATTTATGTGCCCGCCGGGCGGTCGTTCACCGCGTTCATCGACGCACGCGACATTGGTCGGGTCGCCGCAACCACGTTCACCGAACCAGGCCACACCCGCAAGGCATACACCCTGTCCGGGGAGCAATCGCTCAGCTACCGCCACATCGCTCGCACCATGACCGAAGCACTCGGACGCCCCATCACCTATGCCCGCCCATCGGAGAAGGACTACCTCGCCCACCTGGCCGCAGAAGGCCAACCCCAGGACTACATCGACGTGCAGAAAATGATCTACCGCATCGTCCGCTTCAACCTCAGCGCCCTGCCCAACCGAACCGTCCGCCAACTGACCGGTGTGCCCGCGACCACCTTCGCCGAGTTCGTTCACAACAACCAGTCAGCATGGACCCCACAATCCTAG
- a CDS encoding MarR family winged helix-turn-helix transcriptional regulator produces the protein MQDIGSVLESVVAWSRTLRQARSSPFGDIRLTPSQVETLFFISHALGPVTPSSIATALAVTPGAITQLVDGLRREGLVETGPHPDDARSRILTLTESAASQAAVFERQLTEKLASQFDPLTDKQLAELAELLDRTRRTP, from the coding sequence ATGCAGGACATCGGAAGCGTCCTCGAGTCAGTTGTCGCCTGGTCTCGGACCCTGAGGCAGGCCCGCTCTTCGCCCTTTGGCGATATTCGGCTGACGCCGTCCCAAGTCGAGACTCTGTTCTTCATCTCCCACGCCCTCGGCCCCGTGACCCCGAGCTCGATCGCTACTGCGTTGGCAGTGACTCCGGGCGCGATCACCCAGCTTGTCGACGGGCTGAGACGTGAGGGATTAGTCGAAACCGGGCCGCATCCGGATGATGCTCGTTCCCGCATTCTCACCCTCACCGAGAGTGCAGCATCCCAAGCAGCAGTTTTCGAGCGACAGCTGACCGAGAAGCTCGCATCACAATTTGATCCCCTAACCGATAAGCAACTGGCCGAACTTGCTGAGCTCCTCGACCGGACAAGGAGAACACCATGA
- a CDS encoding NAD(P)-dependent oxidoreductase: MTVIALFGATGKTGRRVLHRLLTAGFDVRVLVRDPRKLSVSDARVTIIHGDVLDLPAVEATVAGSGAVVSVFGQVKGSPASLQTEGTRNIVTAMDRRGVKRLVTLSGGGVRAAQDKPKAADIVIQFLLKVMAGHVLADARDHLQVLQASDTDWTVVRGPRLTEQPGRGTFRVGWVGVNASTQISRDDLADFILTQIDDRSFIHEMPFVSR; this comes from the coding sequence ATGACAGTTATCGCACTATTTGGGGCGACCGGGAAAACCGGGCGTCGGGTGTTACACCGCTTGCTGACGGCGGGTTTCGATGTCCGCGTCCTGGTGCGGGATCCGAGGAAGCTCTCGGTATCGGATGCCCGTGTGACGATCATCCACGGCGACGTCCTCGATTTGCCGGCGGTGGAGGCGACCGTGGCCGGCTCCGGTGCGGTGGTGAGTGTGTTTGGACAGGTCAAGGGCTCACCGGCATCGTTGCAAACTGAGGGCACCCGTAACATTGTCACGGCGATGGACCGGCGCGGTGTGAAGCGGTTAGTGACTCTCTCCGGAGGGGGGGTCCGTGCGGCGCAAGACAAGCCCAAAGCGGCAGATATAGTCATCCAGTTTCTGTTGAAAGTGATGGCTGGGCACGTGTTGGCGGACGCCCGAGACCATCTTCAGGTGTTGCAGGCGTCGGACACCGATTGGACGGTGGTGCGCGGTCCACGGCTGACGGAACAGCCCGGACGTGGTACTTTCCGGGTGGGATGGGTAGGGGTGAACGCGAGCACACAAATCAGTCGCGACGACCTTGCGGACTTCATCCTCACCCAAATAGACGATCGGTCCTTCATCCACGAAATGCCCTTCGTGTCCCGATGA
- a CDS encoding glycerate kinase: MSNAKSFAKRSGMLMRSRSPTASRMRTSGSSPNTCEARRMRVVIAPDSFKGSIDAARAASAIAAGWRVERPFDELILLPQADGGEGTLDAIFAAVPGSQLVDVGPVPGPDGRPTPGSWLLLPDSSGVVELARVSGLPLMEKLSPLTAHTRGLSAVIAAALDAGVTALTICLGGSVSTDGGAGALSELGARLLDVEKHPISDGGGGLCDLKRVDFRSLQPVPGGGIRLLVDVDAPLLGARGSAATFGPQKGATDNDVAVLDLGLSILAGLIGTGFADLTGSGAAGGAAFGFMAAWSASSMPGAAAIAALTGLDRAIEVAGVVITGEGRFDETSSQGKVAGYALSQRRENSRAFVIAGEIEGGTAVMPTGVVGVSLRELAGSPEAAMADPPRWLYQAGREAAILVAVGSRADVRGPVPMASPDWARHR; the protein is encoded by the coding sequence ATGTCGAATGCGAAATCTTTCGCCAAGAGATCTGGGATGCTGATGCGTTCGAGGTCGCCAACCGCGTCGCGGATGCGTACGAGCGGCTCATCGCCGAACACGTGTGAGGCACGCAGAATGCGGGTCGTGATCGCGCCCGACTCCTTCAAGGGGTCCATCGATGCTGCCCGTGCTGCGTCAGCAATCGCAGCTGGTTGGCGAGTCGAGCGGCCGTTCGACGAGCTCATCCTCCTACCCCAAGCAGACGGCGGGGAAGGCACCCTCGACGCCATCTTCGCGGCGGTCCCGGGATCACAGTTGGTCGATGTCGGTCCGGTACCCGGCCCCGACGGCCGCCCGACGCCAGGCTCGTGGCTTCTGCTGCCGGACAGTTCCGGTGTGGTCGAGCTTGCACGTGTTTCGGGGCTACCGCTGATGGAGAAACTGTCTCCGCTCACTGCCCATACGCGCGGACTCAGTGCGGTGATTGCTGCCGCCCTTGACGCCGGAGTCACCGCGCTCACGATCTGTCTCGGCGGTTCGGTCTCGACCGACGGAGGCGCGGGAGCACTCTCGGAGCTCGGAGCCCGGCTACTCGATGTGGAGAAACATCCGATCTCCGACGGCGGCGGGGGGCTCTGCGACCTGAAGCGGGTCGACTTTCGATCCCTCCAGCCAGTTCCCGGAGGTGGCATTCGCCTGCTCGTCGACGTCGACGCTCCGCTGCTCGGAGCGCGCGGGTCGGCAGCGACCTTCGGTCCACAGAAGGGCGCGACCGATAACGATGTGGCCGTGCTCGATCTTGGACTGTCCATTCTCGCTGGACTCATCGGCACGGGTTTCGCGGACCTGACTGGTTCGGGAGCAGCGGGTGGCGCCGCGTTCGGGTTCATGGCTGCGTGGTCAGCGTCCTCTATGCCAGGGGCCGCCGCGATTGCCGCGCTCACCGGGTTGGATCGGGCCATCGAGGTCGCTGGTGTCGTGATCACCGGAGAGGGTCGCTTTGATGAGACGTCGTCCCAGGGGAAGGTCGCGGGCTACGCACTCTCCCAACGGAGGGAGAACTCCAGGGCGTTCGTCATCGCGGGCGAGATCGAGGGAGGAACCGCGGTCATGCCGACAGGGGTCGTCGGGGTGAGCCTTCGCGAGCTGGCGGGTAGCCCGGAGGCCGCGATGGCCGATCCGCCGCGCTGGCTGTACCAGGCGGGGCGAGAAGCTGCCATCCTCGTGGCAGTCGGATCGAGGGCCGACGTACGTGGTCCTGTGCCGATGGCGTCGCCCGACTGGGCACGGCATCGCTGA
- a CDS encoding sugar phosphate isomerase/epimerase produces MSLARFSLNQATIKCADLPTAVRATVDAGIPAIGLWREPVAEFGLTASAAAVRDAGLRVSSLCRGGFFTVPEGRARRAASDDNRRALDEAAVLGAPTLVLVAGGLPEGSRDLVGARSRVVEALGELAPHARQVGVTLAIEALHPMYVSDRAVVSTLGQALDLAAPFTPEEVGVVVDTFHVWWDPALREQIARAGRERRIASYQVCDWMMPIASDPLLSRGIPGDGCIDFATITEWVRAAGYRRDVECEIFRQEIWDADAFEVANRVADAYERLIAEHV; encoded by the coding sequence GTGAGTCTCGCCCGCTTCTCGCTCAACCAGGCGACCATCAAGTGCGCCGACCTCCCGACCGCGGTACGGGCTACAGTCGACGCCGGCATCCCGGCCATCGGTCTCTGGCGCGAACCGGTCGCCGAATTCGGGTTGACGGCCAGCGCGGCGGCCGTTCGGGACGCGGGTTTGCGGGTGTCGAGCCTCTGTCGTGGCGGGTTCTTCACCGTGCCGGAGGGCCGGGCACGGCGAGCGGCGAGCGATGATAACCGGCGCGCGCTCGACGAGGCGGCCGTACTGGGAGCGCCCACGCTGGTGTTGGTCGCGGGTGGCCTTCCAGAGGGCAGCCGTGACCTGGTGGGCGCGCGGTCCCGTGTTGTCGAGGCTCTTGGCGAACTCGCTCCGCACGCTCGCCAGGTCGGCGTCACACTCGCGATCGAGGCCCTCCATCCGATGTACGTCTCGGACCGCGCGGTCGTGTCGACCCTCGGCCAGGCACTCGACCTCGCCGCTCCTTTCACCCCCGAGGAGGTCGGAGTCGTTGTCGACACGTTCCACGTCTGGTGGGATCCCGCCCTTCGCGAACAAATCGCGCGCGCCGGCCGCGAAAGACGCATCGCCAGCTACCAGGTCTGCGACTGGATGATGCCCATCGCTTCCGATCCGCTCCTTTCTCGCGGCATTCCAGGGGACGGCTGCATCGACTTTGCAACGATCACCGAGTGGGTGAGGGCCGCGGGATACCGGAGGGATGTCGAATGCGAAATCTTTCGCCAAGAGATCTGGGATGCTGATGCGTTCGAGGTCGCCAACCGCGTCGCGGATGCGTACGAGCGGCTCATCGCCGAACACGTGTGA
- a CDS encoding dihydrodipicolinate synthase family protein: MTSITLLAADGTLSSAELMEAPAFARPAVPLASRMVFAAAHVVPHAWGANTPGQPAAIDWDATLAVRRHVWSWGLGVADAMDTAQRNMGLDWAATAALIRRSAAEAREVGGTLVVGVNTDHVAEEYISLDAVVAAYLLQLEVAEAAGAGVVMMASRHLARAAETAADYERVYREVLSQAGAPVVLHWLGEAFDESLAGYFGSRDVAVASDVVIRTIEENHDQVSGIKMSLLNADAEIAMRRRLPAGVRMFTGDDFNYVGLIEGDERGHSDALLGAFAAIAPNASASLQALDRGDLVGYRRILEPTEALARQVFATPTQYYKTGVAFLSWLNGHQSSFSMVGGLHSARDLPHLSEIVRLANASGALERPDLAAERWNGMLALNGLLALSSVQA; the protein is encoded by the coding sequence GTGACCTCAATCACGCTGCTCGCCGCGGATGGCACCCTCTCGAGCGCCGAGCTCATGGAGGCACCTGCATTTGCCCGGCCAGCGGTCCCTCTCGCGTCTCGCATGGTGTTCGCCGCCGCGCACGTCGTGCCCCACGCGTGGGGAGCGAACACACCAGGACAGCCCGCGGCGATCGACTGGGACGCAACGCTTGCGGTGCGACGTCACGTCTGGTCATGGGGGCTTGGGGTGGCGGACGCCATGGATACTGCCCAGCGCAACATGGGCCTGGACTGGGCCGCGACGGCCGCACTCATCCGGCGGAGTGCTGCCGAGGCGCGAGAGGTCGGAGGGACGCTTGTGGTGGGCGTCAACACGGACCACGTCGCGGAGGAGTACATCTCGCTGGACGCGGTCGTCGCGGCCTATCTTCTCCAGCTCGAGGTCGCCGAGGCGGCGGGCGCGGGCGTCGTGATGATGGCGTCGCGGCATCTCGCGCGAGCCGCCGAAACCGCCGCCGACTATGAACGGGTCTATCGCGAAGTGCTGTCGCAAGCGGGAGCCCCCGTCGTGCTGCACTGGCTGGGGGAAGCCTTCGACGAAAGCCTAGCGGGGTATTTCGGCTCGCGAGATGTCGCCGTCGCCTCCGACGTGGTCATCCGGACCATCGAGGAAAACCATGACCAGGTGAGCGGCATCAAGATGTCACTTCTCAACGCCGACGCTGAGATCGCGATGCGACGACGGTTGCCGGCTGGCGTGCGCATGTTCACCGGCGACGACTTCAACTACGTCGGCTTGATCGAGGGTGATGAACGAGGACATTCCGATGCTCTCCTGGGAGCCTTCGCGGCGATCGCTCCCAATGCATCTGCCTCGCTGCAAGCCTTGGACCGCGGCGACCTCGTCGGGTACCGTCGCATCCTGGAACCGACTGAAGCGCTGGCACGACAGGTCTTCGCCACCCCGACGCAGTATTACAAGACCGGCGTCGCGTTCCTCAGTTGGCTCAACGGTCACCAATCGTCGTTCAGCATGGTGGGGGGCTTGCATTCGGCACGCGACCTGCCGCACCTCAGTGAGATCGTCCGGCTGGCGAACGCCTCCGGTGCCCTCGAGCGACCGGACCTCGCCGCCGAGCGCTGGAACGGGATGCTCGCCCTGAACGGCCTACTCGCTCTCTCCTCGGTGCAGGCGTGA
- a CDS encoding Gfo/Idh/MocA family protein, which translates to MTTRTMRIIMNGVTGRMGYRQHLVRSILAIRDAGGVLLPDGSRIQVEPILVGRDREKLAELAALHGVAEFTTDLDAALADATAPIYFDAALTGVRKVGILKAIAAGKHVYTEKPVAESVDDGLELAHAADDAGVINGVVHDKLYLPGLRKLKRLIDSGYFGRILSVRGEFGYWVFEGDMIPAQRPSWNYRAEDGGGITLDMYCHWNYVLENLFGSVRAVTNKSVTHVHDRWDERGEHYAATADDAAYGIFELEGGIIAQVNSSWAVRVDRGELIEFQVDGINGSAVAGLFECRIQPRTATPRPVWNPDLRETVDYRSIWMDVPDNQVFDNGFRAQWEEFITDVDAGRHHPYDFMAGVRGLRLVEAALESSREGRRVELEPSSLPVGSA; encoded by the coding sequence ATGACGACGCGGACCATGCGCATCATCATGAACGGAGTGACCGGCCGAATGGGGTACCGGCAGCACCTGGTCCGGTCGATCCTGGCGATTCGGGATGCGGGCGGCGTCCTGTTGCCGGATGGATCCCGCATTCAGGTCGAGCCGATCCTGGTCGGTCGCGATCGCGAGAAACTCGCCGAGCTGGCGGCGCTTCACGGGGTCGCTGAGTTCACCACAGACCTCGACGCCGCGCTCGCCGACGCGACGGCGCCGATCTATTTCGATGCCGCTCTCACGGGCGTTCGCAAGGTCGGCATCCTCAAAGCCATCGCCGCCGGCAAGCATGTCTACACCGAGAAGCCCGTCGCGGAGTCGGTCGATGATGGCCTCGAGTTGGCTCACGCGGCCGACGACGCCGGAGTCATCAATGGCGTGGTGCACGACAAGCTCTACCTTCCCGGCCTGCGCAAGCTCAAGCGCCTGATCGACTCGGGCTACTTCGGCCGGATCTTGAGCGTTCGAGGCGAGTTCGGCTACTGGGTGTTCGAGGGCGACATGATCCCTGCGCAGCGACCGAGTTGGAACTACCGCGCGGAGGACGGCGGCGGGATCACGCTCGACATGTACTGCCACTGGAACTACGTGCTCGAGAATCTGTTCGGTTCGGTCAGGGCGGTCACCAACAAGTCGGTCACGCACGTGCACGATCGCTGGGACGAGCGCGGCGAGCACTACGCGGCGACGGCGGACGACGCGGCGTACGGCATCTTCGAACTCGAGGGCGGCATCATCGCCCAGGTCAACTCGAGCTGGGCGGTTCGCGTCGACCGCGGGGAGCTCATCGAGTTCCAGGTGGATGGGATCAACGGCTCGGCCGTCGCCGGCTTGTTCGAGTGCCGCATTCAACCTCGCACCGCCACGCCTCGGCCGGTGTGGAATCCGGATCTGCGCGAAACCGTCGACTACCGCTCCATCTGGATGGATGTTCCGGACAATCAGGTCTTCGACAACGGCTTCCGCGCACAGTGGGAGGAGTTTATCACGGATGTCGACGCCGGCCGTCACCATCCTTACGACTTCATGGCCGGTGTACGCGGTCTTCGGCTCGTCGAGGCGGCCCTCGAATCGTCCCGGGAGGGGCGACGGGTCGAGCTTGAGCCCTCGTCGTTGCCGGTGGGCTCCGCGTGA